In Lathyrus oleraceus cultivar Zhongwan6 chromosome 2, CAAS_Psat_ZW6_1.0, whole genome shotgun sequence, the DNA window ACATTGCGGTAGGGAATGTGCTAGGACAAATAAGAGAAAAGCTTTTGCATGTGATATATTATCCTAGTCATGTTTTGAATCATGCTCACATGAATTATGCAACTACTGAAAAAGAGTTGTTAGTTGTTGTTTATGCTTTTGACAAGTTCAGGTCGTACTTACTAGGGTCTAAAATAATTTTGTATACTGACCATGCCgctttaaagtatttgtttgtTAAACAAGAATTAAAGCCAAGACTTTTGAGATGGATACTACTGCTTCAAGAGTTTGATCTTGAGATCCAACATAAAAAGGGGTGTGAGAACATTGTTGCTTGTCACTTATACCGCATGTCCCCGATTGAGGAAACATAATAAAAACACCCCATCAATGATGCATTTGCTGATGGACGCATATTGGTAGTTACTGGTGTTACATGGTTTGCAGACTATGTGAACTATTTGGTAAGTGGTGTGATACCTGATGATTTTGAGTATAATAGAAAGAAAAAGTTTTTACATAATTACGGGTTGTATCTATGGGATGAtccattcctttacaaaaagggGATAGATGGATTAATCCAAAGATGTGTCCCAAAAGGAGAGTAGAAGGACATCCTTAAGGCTTGTCATAACTCATAATATTGAGGATATTTTAGTGGAGATAGCACAACAACCAAAGTTCTCCAGTCATGATTATATTGGCCCACTTTGTTCAAAGATTCTCATTTCATAGTTCAAGAATGTGACAGATTCCAGATGGCAGGTAACATTTCAAAAAGGAACTAGATGCCCCATAATGTTATATTGAAGGTAAAAATGTTTGATGTTTGAGGTATAGACTTTATGGGGATGTTTCCATCATCGTTTGATAAGAACTACATTTTGGTGGTGGTtgactatgtgtctaagtggataGAAGCAGTGGCAATACCCACAAATGATGATAAAGTGGTAGTAGAGTTTATGAGAGCTAATATCTTCGCAAGGTTTGGAGTTCCAAGGGAACTACCAAGTGATGAAGGTACACATTTCCTTAATCTCCTTATGGAAAACTTGCTTAGAAAGTATAGTGTGAAGCAAAAGATTACCACCCTATACCATCCTCAAACAAGTGGGTAGGTGGAAGTTTCTTACAGACAAATCAAGCAAATTCTGGAAAAGACTGTGAGTTCCTCTAGAAAAGGTTGAGCGACAAAGCTGGATGACGCATTGTTGGCATACAAAACACGCATAAGTATGTCTTTTCATCAATTAGTTTATGGAAAAGCTTGTCATTTTCCCTTAGAACTAGAACACACGAATTGTGGGCCTCAAAATTCAGGAATTATGATATCTCAAAAATAGGTGATTCCAGAATTCTTCAGCTCCATGAGCTAGAAGAACTTAGGAACCAAGCTTACGAGAATGCCAAGATttacaaagaacaaacaaaaaaatggcatgatcaTAAGATTCACAAAAGGGAATTTTGGGAAACACAGTTGGTTCTCTTATTTAATTCCAGATTGAAGTTATTTCATAGAAAGCTAAAGTCTAGATGGTTTGGCCCATTCACTATCAACAAAGTGTTCCCACATGGGGCAGTTGAGTTGAAGAATAATATCAGTGGAGACACCTTCAAGGTTAATGCCCAAAAGTTGAAACCCTATCACCAGGGGCAAGAGAGTGGCCTGGCGGAAGAGGTGTATCTTAGAGCACCATATACTGATCATACATCGAGCTATGGACATTAAAAATCACTTCTTAGAAGGCAACCTAAGGGAGGTAACATTAGTTTTATTTTCAGTTGTGTGATTTACATTTTTTTTCGTTTTTGAGAGTCGTGTGTTAAAGAATCAAGCAAAAAGGATAAATTTCTCAGAGACAAGGCAAACCaaaaagaattttttttgaaattttttgcctTCTGCCAATACGCGTATGACCCACCTCATACGCATATGGGGATGCCCCAAAACCCCAATTTGGATGGTCTCTCCTCGTACACATATGGAGGTCCTCATATGCGTATGAGATAGTTCAATGGTCACACAAATTTCTGAAGGTTGGGCCATACGCATATGGCCAGGTGATACGCGTATGCAACATTCACCTGGAACCATACACGTATGATACATGATCTGCTTTTTGAACTATTTTTAACTTTTTCTCATACACATATGAGGAGTCTCATACGTGTATGCCCCTGGAAACACGTGTATGATATGCGTATGAAGCCTACCAGggactatatatatatatatatatatatatatatatataatatatatatatatatatatatatatatatatatatatatatacatatatattcTGACATTTTCCTGTCATTTTCCACCATGAGCCATACGCTTTACCCCTTTCCTCTGACAAAATTTCTCTAAATTTTTGTGTTTTCGAAGTTTTTCTCTTTGATACAAGACAAATCTGCTCAGTACCAACATTTGTGGCcactctttcttcttcttcttcttcttcttcttcttcttcttcttcttcttatgaTTCTGTTAGATTTACCTCGTTCGAGCACCAAGATAGGTATTTTAGTTTGTTGGACATGAATATTATTGAGAAAAAAGCCTTCAACCTACATCCCGATGAGCACCCTGACATCCATGTTATTCGGAAGAAGCATAATCTGACTTATCTAAACAGTCGGATCCAGCTAGTGGCTAAGGAGCTGGTACTAGATTTTTATGCTAATGCCTACAGACCCCCTGCCGAGGATACTACTACAGAGCCCAATTTGATTTCTTAGGTCAAAGGGAAGTAGCTCCAGTTTGACTAGAAGACGGTGAACATATTATTGAAGATGAAGTTCAGGGAACCTAACTGTGAGTATCTGATACAGAAGACTGCATCTAAGAATGGATGGCCATACCGAGCGATGTTGGATTGTTTGGCATTAGAAGGGAGAGATTGGTAGCCTACATCTACTCCTATCCCTAGTAAGATTGTAGTTTTTAACTTAGATGTCATCCCGAAGGCATGGGCGTACTTTTTGCACCACACTCTGGATACTAATCGGAGTGGGTCGGAGCTCAATAAGAACTTTGGCTTTATATTTGATGTTGACCCAATGACTGATGAACGTCGTACATATTATTTATGCTGACATGGATGAGATGACCCAAAATACGACTAAGAAGTCTCTAAAACATGCGTATGTCATCCTATTATTATGCAGGAAAGTAAGAGTTAAGGAGTTTACAGATGGCCGTATTGTGAACATGATGCAGGCATTGGATGCTGGGTGGATTGTTGAGCACCCCAGAAGGGCAACACAAGCTAAGAAGGTACCAAATACAGAGGAGCGTCCAACAGAGACTTCTGGACCTAGAAGACCTCAGCTCCAACATTTACATTTAGGAGTTCCTCTTATTGACGAGGACTCTCAAGCACACATGGACCAAATGAGtatgttatgatttatgcaggACTTCTGTG includes these proteins:
- the LOC127123851 gene encoding uncharacterized protein LOC127123851, producing MGMFPSSFDKNYILVVVDYVSKWIEAVAIPTNDDKVVVEFMRANIFARFGVPRELPSDEGTHFLNLLMENLLRKYSVKQKITTLYHPQTSGKVRVKEFTDGRIVNMMQALDAGWIVEHPRRATQAKKVPNTEERPTETSGPRRPQLQHLHLGVPLIDEDSQAHMDQMSML